TTTTGTCATCTGTATTGTTCTAAACAGGATTTTTAATTTatacgtttttgttttttttttttttcccctccagaATTTTGATGCAGACATCAGCAGTGTGGGCATAGACGGCTGCTGGCAGGCGGACAGCCAGCGGATGCTGAATGAAGTCATGGTGGAGCACTTCTTCAGGCAGGGAATGCTGGATGTGGCCGAGGAGCTGTGCCAGGTACCTGCTGCCAAATGTGCCCCCTACATTTCCAGATCCTACACTGACATCACCATATACGAACCTGCTCAGTTATGTTCAGGAAATCGGAGAACAAGAAAACACATTTAATGGATCTATTATTCAAAGTATCTGTGTGCACCCCCATACATACaacgtatgtatatatgcctggaGTGCGACCCCTGAAGTCTTGTGTGATGTTCCTATTGTTAGGATGGATCATATTCACTGCCCTTCTCTATTACTTTGTCTCTGAGCTCATGCTCTGTTTTCGTCCTCTGTTCTGCAGGAGGCCGGGCTCTCCATAGACCCAAGCCAAAAAGAGCCGTTTGTGGAACTCAACAGGATATTGGAGGCGCTGAAGGTCCGAGTTCTCCGACCTGCTTTAGAGTGAGTACTGAGAGATGACTACAGTGACCTGAATATTGATGCTCATGTGAAAAAGGCTTTAGATCAACTTTTAGCATCTGTCCTCAAGATAAGGGATTAATCTGATTGTCTTGGTTCCTGATATTCGGACCCTCTGGAATCAGACACTTATTCCTTGCCGTTGAAATCAATGGAGAACCTAATGTTTTGGGTCATCCAGCTTGTAGCAGGAAGTGCATTCACCTGTTCTGCCGATTGCACTAatgaggaaacccctttaagaattttttttttgtaaagcatCCGAATAAAACCAGGGTGGGATTTTAGGATTTCTATAAAGTGGGTTCTGGGCCAAATACAGAATGGAGCAGAGTAGCACTTACCTCCATATTTCCAATGTCCACCAGATCTGAAACCTTGTACATTACATTCGTTatagcaaaataataataatatagtgctGATGGTTTGCTTCAATGTATCAGCcaaaattaaaatatatttccTTTTATTAGAATAGTAACACATTACCTGTAGGAAGAATGGGGCATGTACTAATTTTGTGTCTAATcaccccccctcccacatctgaaCAAAAGTATTTCCATTCACTGCCAGCAAGTAGAGATGTTGATAACACAATTGATGACTGGAGGTTTTCCGTATCTTCTCCCTCTCCTTAGATGGGCAGTGTCCAACAGGGAAATGCTGATGGCGCAGAacagttcactggagttcaagCTTCACAGATTGTACTTTATTAGTTTACTGATGGGGGGAGCAGCCAACCAGAGGGAGGCGCTGCAGTATGCCAAAAACTTCCAGCCTTTTGCTTTAaatcatcagaaaggtgagtgctGGGTGATCATACGGCCTGTCAGTGGGCAATGGTGCCAAGTATTAATCTTTCTTCTCTGCTTTCCCAGATATCCAGGTGCTCATGGGAAGCCTCGTGTACCTGCGGCAGGGAATAGAGAACTCTCCCTATGTTCATCTGCTGGATGCCAACCAGTGGGCAGACATCTGCGACATCTTCACCCGGGACGCCTGCGCCCTGCTGGGTCTCTCTGTGGAGTCTCCTCTTAGTGTTAGGTGGGTGTCATTTATCCGGCTATAACTTttactgtttaaaggggttgtccagtcataaTTTCATATAAATTGATCGCCCATCGATAAACGCTCCAAATTGCTTTAACACTTGGTCTTCCCGAGTGTCTCCTAACACCACAGGAAAGACTAGGAGAGGACACTGCCAATTACTGGTGGGAGCGGTGACCTGCCTCAGCCATATTGGCCATAGGCGACCCATAGACCTTATGTACTGGGAGCATTGACTATGGCCAATTTTATCTGTATATCTGATTGCATCTGACTGGAAAATGCCTTTGACAGGTTTGTCACAAGTTTTTAAGCTCTCCCATATTCACACGACTGGGGGATCAGTAGCAGATCAATGAGGGTTTGACAGCAATCGTGTGAACAGGACCCCCCGGCAATCTGGAAAACAATGGATCCCATTCGCATTATTGGGGGGAGCTGCAGGGCGAGCACATGTCCAGCCACTCCATTCACAGTCTATGGGAGCGgctggagatacctgagcgctgtgctctgttATTCCTATACGATTAAACGGAGCAGCAGGGTGCAagtttgtcctgctgctccactcacCAGTCAGAGCAGAATCTTCTGTATCACTAGGGGTCCCGTTCCTGAGATTGATGGGCGTCCTCAGCAGCCGATCAGCTAGTTATCCTGTGCGTAGGGGATAACTTCATCTCTTTTAAGAAccataaaaaaaactgatgcaatAGAGAGGATTTCTAGGAATATCCACTGATGGATGTACACAATTGTTATGTTGTATAAAACTGACCCGTGTGTGATGTAGAAGATGTCCTGGGATAAGATGGTAAAGGGCACATGGACCACGTGATGGAGGGGGTCCTGCACTCTGGACGCCATCACCCAGAAGGGTTTGTGATGCAGTTATCTCCTGATCCATTCAGACGAGAGGTAATGGAGATCAGTCAGGATGTGATGTGTTGTTTTCTCCCGTCCTGCAGCTTTTCCGCGGGTTGTGTGGCTCTTCCGGCATTAATAAACATAAAGGCGGTCATTGAGCAGCGGCAGTGCACCGGAGTGTGGAACCAGAAAGACGAGTTACCGGTGAGTACACAACCTTTTCTGCatcccctgtgtatggtgtaatATGGAGGCGACTCCTGTCCATaagcattaaagggaatctgccacgataaaccagagacattactcatagatccaggcactatgactgtagtaatcttcttagatttgttatccatggcctccttccttctaacatcaactttttataattattctaatgagccaggaaggctctgggggggggggggggtgttaccagagcccctttgtgctgttacactgtcctttcccactgtgtgaaattacatcaCCGGAGAAGAGACGAGGGTGAGACCgtataacagcctgtgcagctacaACGCAGAGGGGCTATGTGAACGTCACactgagcccttcagactcattagcataattataaaagttgatataacACCCAATTTTATAGAGGTTTTAATCATAATTATagaagttgattctagaaggaaggaggccatggataacaaatctaagaagattactacaatcACTTACTTGAGAAAATAATTGACTGTTCATCTTAACGATGGTCATGAAAATCTTCGGCCATGTGCACTAGGAGCAGGACCTGCGGGGAGCTGAGGGCACTGATATTTGGTATGATGTGATTTTGGGCCAGCCGGCTGTCATCCCTAGGGGCGTAGAGTATAATTCTTTGTAGTTGTTAGCGATCTGTAATCTATGTCCTGTTCTCCCATTCTTTCTCAGATTGAGGTGGACCTGGGTAAGAAGTGCTGGTACCATTCAATATTCGCCTGCCCGATCCTGCGTCAGCAAACTACAGACAATAATCCTCCTATGAAACTCGTGTGTGGACATATAATATCCAGAGAtgcattaaataaaatgtttaatgGTAGCAAGTAAGTACCTACCTCCATCACAACCCAGGAAATGTACATCACAGCGCCGCTCGTCTGTGGGATTGATCTCCTAGACCGTTTACTGACCTATGACCTTTACCACTCCAACTGTACGGGGAGGAGCCAAGTAATGCAGGCAAACGGCACAATGTAGAAAATGCAAAAACCTTTATTAGTCGTGTTTTGTATTACTACCAGTTTAAAAAGATACAGTCCACAGGTGGTGGGTCAAGCCATTCGCTGAGGATTATAAGGGTTAGATTGTTCCGCAGGTATCTCTGCGTTGGTGATTGTGTAGAAGAAGAGCAATCACTGAGATCTGcccacagggaaggcaggactgGTTTATTGCCTTCCTGATTGCTGTACACACAGTGCAGGAAGCCCAGCCTGGTGATCATCACGATCAATGGGTAACTGCAGGAGCTGCTGGGTCCTAGAGAGGCCCAGAACCGCCTAACTGGGGGTGTAGTGTGAGTCACTTTAACAAGGAAAATACATATAATATGTATTAAAAATTAAGTAATGTTACTGGGGTTGTTTCAAATCTAAGTTTTCCTCTATCCACTCCTGAAAATCCCACAGGAAGAAGAACCCCAGCTCTCCAGAGAAGAGGAATCACATGCTCATTTAAGAAAATCAaaaccatcctgataaaccagggacattactcataaattcaggcaccgggactgtggtatcttcttatgtgttatctgtggcctccttccttctaaaatcaacttgtataatAATGCTTATGAACTTGAAGGGCTCTAGtgggtgttgccagagcccctcattgctgtagttttacaggctgttacactctctgTCTCCCCTTGCTAAGCACACAGTGTAATCTCCCAcactgggaggggggaggggcttcttcacagtgtaacagcctgtgaagctacagcatggaggagctttgGCAATACACCCCAGAGACCCTTTAAACATTTTTAGAAGGAagtgggccatggataacaaatttaagaagattaccacagtcacggtgcctggatctatgggtaatgtccctggtttattatgattattctgatggtacatttcctttaatgagTGGGGAATCTTCTCCGCCGCTCCATTGGCTGGCCATGGCAGCATTATGAGATAGGTGAGCGCTGTGCACGACTATTTGCACACAAtagaatggagcggcaggattTGTGCTTGTGTTTCTGCTCCAACCATTAATCAAAGCCGGATCCTCGTGATTGCTGTCAGTCCAATCGGCTTTAAGTTTATAGAGGTGGTAAAGGTCCTCTTTTGTCTGCCACTTAGCATTGAAACGTTATCATTTGGTCTTCATGTGTCGGCCACAGGAATGCGTCTCCTATAAGTTTGTGTATTGATGAATTGTCTGTCTTTTCCGCAGATTAAAGTGTCCGTATTGCCCTATGGAGCAGAGTCCAGGAGACGCCAAGCAGATCTTCTTCTGAACACGGCGCTTTGATCTGCCGCctcttaggttttttttttttttgtgcatttgaCGAAAGCTTGGGgagtttttcccatttttttgttttttttttccacatttattacagaaaaCCCATCAGGATCAacctgaattttttgaaaaaaaaaaaacaattcacaCAGACACTTAACAAGTATAATCCTGAGCACGGTAGTGACAGCGCCCAGGGTTGAAGTCTTGTACATGTGCGTCCCAAGGACCTTTCCTGTAACCTCTATACGTGGCTGCGCTTCGGCGGCGGTCACACCGTTCAggtgtttttgtttttgtacTTACAAAGCAAGAGATCATATAAACTTTTTTCTTATTAAAGCCCggatccttcctcctcctcttactATTTCCTCGTCCACATAGAGCGATGTCGTGAGTTCTCTCCCCTCGTACGGTGTGTATATAACCCAGAGACGTCTAGTACGCGCCGCAGCCGATAGAGGATTTAACCtgtattttttttgctaaaagaaaTTTTCCGTAATATCTCcatagttttacttttttttgttttttttgttttgtttctttgctgtacttaacaaaaaagaagaaaataatgtAAATAAAGCGAGCACCGTGACTATAATTTAATAAGAGTGAGGAGCTACTTGCTGCTAAGACATAACGGGGGTATATTGTGCTTTTACTGAGATAAGAAACATTTGTGTGAACAGAAtattcaataataaaaataatatgactTTGAGGTTAAGCTTCATCTGGTTTGTGCATTGGTTTATATTACCacttgtcaggcttctggggtagtgaaccccctggaccaccgtgggcgaTGACGtaaccaacacctgggaccggagtctaagtctTCACAAGAGCTCGTCACAAAGCAGGTtcgtcttgctgcggcgtggtcacggtggcagccaaggttaagGTACAGAATCGGCCGGCAATCTGGGCAGGGACTGACAATAGGTCAATACAGGTGGCAACGGTTCAGGGTCTGAGACGGAGCAggtggtcagggctggcagcagaggagcagaaTTGGCAACAGGTCtgtggtcacaatgggaggtcagtacacagctttctcttaggcatgagcacaaagatccggcagggaacacgggaaggggctgggaatttatcaggaaagGCAAGTGGCCCTTTAACAGAGCCGGCACAACAGAGCCAGGCAGGggcacaaaatgggacatctcgGAGAAGcgatctgttaccacccagatgacggtgttCCCAGAGGAAGAAGGAAGATACTTGATGAAGTTCATGGCCACGTGAGACCACCTGCAGCTGGGTATCAGTAGCGACAGTAGTAGACCATCTGGTTTGAGGCGAGATGGCTTATTAtgagcacaggaagtgcaggaacccacaaaatcccaaacatctttgaccagatcaGACCACCAGTAGAAATGGGAGATGAGGACCACCAAgctttgcaccccagggtgcccagccagaagCGAACAATTTCCCCAAGACTATCTTTCGCAGTGCCCGTCTGACATGCATCTTGCCGGGGGGGAAGCAGCCAAAGATCCACCGTAGCAGCAATAACGAGCCGTTCAGAAGAAATAATATGCCGAGGGACAGGTCTTCTCCAATTACATcagaggcacgggaaagggcatcacccttgatgttcttctccccAGGACGGAAGTGGATCAGAAGGTTGAAACGTGAGAAGAGTAGTGGCCAACGGGCTTGTCTAGGATTGAGAcgttgagcagtctggagatacacagaccggatgatgagctccatccagaagatatcgccattcctccagggcaagtttgatggccagaagTTCTGTATcttctatggagtaattcctctctgcagaggaAAAAGTTTTAGAGAAAAAGCCACAAGTGAGAGTTCAGCCTTTAGGccttttctgggtgagcaccaccCCTGTGGAGGCAGCGTCAACTTCCAGATGAAAGGGCTTTTCTGTATCAGACCTAgtgagaactggggctgaggCAAAGGCGGATTTCAACCTTGAAAACCCTTTAGCTCCCGAAGACCATAGGTGGGTATTGGCGTCCTTCTATGGGAGACACAAGAGTGGAGAAATGCGGGATAAACTGCaggtaatagttcgcaaagcccaggaacctctgtatggcacaTAGACCCTCTGGACACGGCCATTGTAGAACAGCAGACAGTTTGGCTGGAGACCTCTGTCAGAGatatagccgaggaaaggaagactccacTAGTGGAATTGACATTTCTCAAGCTTGGTATAAAGGCGGTTGGCCTGGAGGCGCCCAAGAACTTGCTGTCCGTGTGACTGGTGGAACTCAAGGTCGGAGGGGAATACCAGAATGTGGTCAAGATAGGCTACGACACAAGTATAGAGCAGATCCCTaaagatgtgcaacatcccccaccggggcctagccttttcttggggcctggaggcatccgaggcccagaataccggagtggctggcggttgcggcctaggcacgctagtgtcacggtgcttggtatggggaccggagggctgtcccacagcctggcaggtctccagcagtggTGTTGGCATGAaatgatgtagagggagaggctgtagtactggttctccctggagcagcccttagagtctgtagtatgtgaccctggtagatggatggggcgcccttggtggtgatacagctgtagcaggCACCAGAccgaggcaatgttgtgcataaaagtaacttgcagttctttattcaaccaatggTAACAACacaccaaacgattctgtacaaatgcagcactggagtgattttggagaggaacctcaggagttgtctcaccagcctggatgcaggggcagactgggatgtagctgtgtccaatcttggaagctgcagctttgtcctgtttgtggttCAGTATCACTCTGTGTCAGGTTGATGAGCTAAGGCCTagtagcttctcctgtggtgagagctgggcctgagagatctgctctctctgaagtttctggaactctctcTGAGCTCTGACCGacttaactcctcccctgactaagggtttagttactccctagtcaggtggtctcctcctccaatcacactccagttacaaacagtggaacatcattggataataacataacattgttgtaacccttgcctatccaggcagaatctaccgctgcacaattaccttaaTATATGtctagtgtcctgcaggggagctGATCAAACTCTCTACCATggggacacacatataaggggcttatttgcaacaactcctctgctctGCCAATGCAAGGATGTtgcagatgtcattgacaaattcttgaaatgTGGCTGGTGTGTTACACAGTCCGAAGGGCATCACGgatccggatgaggttgtaggctccatggagatccagcttggagaaaaccTTGGAGCCACGCAGGCggtcaaagagctctgtgatcaaTGGCAACGGATAGCAGTtcttaaccgtgaccttgttaagaccacgATAGTGAATGCAAAGGCGAGTGACCCAACCTTCTTGGTCAAAAAAAtgaagcctgcaccagccagagaggaggacttgcgtataaaccctctctgcaggttctcttggaTATACTCTTGACATTACTGGAGTCCCGGGAACTGAAAGAGGATACACCCTACCCCGGAGAGGGGCAGCACCCAGCAGAACATTCAAagggcagtcgtagggacggtgtggtggcaaagcctctgcttgtttcttggagaacacatctgcaaagtcctggtAACTCATTGGTAGGCCCTCTAGAGGCTTGGGAGCTACGGAGGAGACTAGGACCGGTACAGGAAGAGGCATCACCATGCAATGAGACTGGAACTCCAAACCCCAACAAAGGATCTCCCCCATCAGCAGGAGAGACGAGGTGGAGCGAGGCAGCACGTAGAAAGACGGACTCTCTTTATGAAGAGCTCCGACTTGCAGGGATATCCGCTCAGTGCGGTACCAGATCAAAGAGGATTTGTCCACTTACTGGGGATatgaccagaggcttctcgaAGCAGACCTCAGAAAAATGATgttgggagaccagagcagcatccacgaagttccctgcagaaccagagtccaaaaAAGCAGCGACCTGAATTTGACTTCCAGTGCcaaagctgaggagcacgggaatatacaggcatggagaagctttgctctcatctacggacgcttctcccaagaaccctaggtgctggtgtttcctGGACGCTGGGGATGAACAGGACAAGCCCCAGTGAAGTGTTCCGAactggcacagtacaagcagaggtCCTCCTGACGTTGTCTGGAGCGTTCCTAGGGAGAAAGTCGAGTTCTGTCCACCTATGCAGATGGCatggccggaggctggagtggcatCTGGAAGGCAGGTGGCAAGCGACGAACCCGGACTTGCGGATGCTCAGTGcactccttaaaccgaacatcaatccggAAGgacagtgtgatgagaccactcaaagTAGACGGCAGGTCACATGCAGCTAATGAGTCTTTGACTTGAGCAGAAAGTCCTTTTTTCAAAGGTTGCAGTCAGGGCTTCATCATTTCAGGAGAGTTCAGATGCCAGGGTacagaactgaactgcatactctcccgCAGACAAGttcccttggcgcaggttcagcagcgcagtctcggctgaggaggctcgtgcaggttcctcaaacatGGAGTGGAATTCCGCCAGGAAAGCTGTGTGAGTAGCCATGTCTcagagaggggtagcccaggccagggccttcccagagaggagcctgatgatgaacgccaccttggatcgctcagtGACAAGCCGGGGTAGTAGGAGAGGTTGCAGGAATCtgtcagctgctgcagcatggcgatAACTTTCAatttgctgggactgctggaccacaatggtggtaagatcagccagtctaGATAGCGGAACCTTGGGGTCCATGGGGTGAGGTCCAtgaccggatcttactgtcaggcttctggggtagtgaacccccttgaccaacgcggacgatgacacaagccgacacctgggaccggcgtctaagtggcacctggttttcactagagcccgccgcaaactggacttgctgcggtgtggtaccgccaggttgttccacaggtgcgacttgtccaggGTGGCAGCCAATCTCGTGGTCCGGGCAGGCAATAGGTCAATACAGGCGGCAACGGTTCAGGGTCTGGGATGGAGCAGGAGATCAGGgttggcagcagaggagcagaaTCGGTAACAGGTCCggagtcacaatgggaggtcaatacACTGAAACAGGTCGCGAAGGGGAATTTGGGGCAGAAAAGACGCAACATTTGAACGTCGGCCAATTTAGCTCCCTctgacactatgggggagatttatcagaagcgtctgaggtaaaactattctagttgcccatggaaaccaattacagctcagatttcattttcccacagctgtgtaTAAAAAGTGAAAGCTGACCTCTGGTTGGTTTCTatggcaattagaacagtttttaCATCAGACACTTCGGATAACTCTCCCTCTATATCCATGTAGGATATTGGCACTGTGTTATTTGTAGTGCTTCTAATACTGATTAAACCTAAATGTGTGCTTGGCCAAGCAAGAGAAGGGAAGGACCGTCGCTAGATGACAGAAGAATATAacatatgtcctatatttttcccgtCACGGTGCGGGAAAAATGGGTATCCTTGGGAATGGATATTTAGCCACAAATTGTGCTGCTGGATATCCTTTCGTGTGCATTGagcttaagggctcattcagacaggcGTTTTTGATATATGTAGgctttccgtttttttttttcctcctaatAGCAAACTGACCCCGATGATTTTGTTTTTGGGTctcgtcacatgttgttttttcaaATACGCATGGTTGTCTCCCCACATGCAGACCACGGACCAACATAGAAGTCAACGGATCTGCAAAAAGATTACGGACTGCACACGGATGACATCAAATGTTGAAGGGAGTATAGATTGGAAAACGGGAAGCTAATTTTTTACAGATACGCCTGCCTGAATGAGCCCGAACATGAGGTTTttctgcatgcatttttttttttttagaaaacaacATTTTCGAGCAAATATCTGCATCATCATGCAGATTTGATGCAGATTATCACTTGCCCATAAATAAATAGACAACACTGATACCCTAGGCCAGGTATTAAATAATACAAACCCCAGAACAcacaaaactaaaaaacacatccAAGTTGTGACAATGAAAAATATACCGGATATACTTGAGaataagccccattattaacTCCTGCAACAACTCCTCCCTCTCTGCATCATGTGTAACAGCGGGAGCAGAGGTGGGTCCATGCGCTCGGTCCGTGCACACACTAGGACGCGGTAGTGTCGCCGCCTGATGAACGAATAGTGTGTGCGCTGGCAGAGCACATGGACCTATCTCCACCAGCTCCAcacaagaagaggagctgctgggagtaccggaggtaagtactaaattttttttttttaattacaggcagtccccgggttatgtacaatataggttctgtaggtttgttcttaagttgaatttgtatgtaagtcggaactgtatactttataattgtaaccccagccaaatttttatggtctctgtgacaactggattttaaatatgttggattgtcataagaaccaggattatcactaaagcttcattacagacacctgtgataactgttatagctgattattgtagcctaggactaaagtacagcaatttACCTATATCCAAtggtccgtctgtaact
The DNA window shown above is from Engystomops pustulosus chromosome 1, aEngPut4.maternal, whole genome shotgun sequence and carries:
- the RMND5A gene encoding E3 ubiquitin-protein transferase RMND5A isoform X2, which gives rise to MDQCVTVERELEKVLQKFGGYGQHCERSLEELIDYAGGLRREILQAAEQDGELSGTLSLVLTQCCKRIKDTVQKLASDHKDIHSSVSRVGKAIDKNFDADISSVGIDGCWQADSQRMLNEVMVEHFFRQGMLDVAEELCQEAGLSIDPSQKEPFVELNRILEALKVRVLRPALEWAVSNREMLMAQNSSLEFKLHRLYFISLLMGGAANQREALQYAKNFQPFALNHQKDIQVLMGSLVYLRQGIENSPYVHLLDANQWADICDIFTRDACALLGLSVESPLSVSFSAGCVALPALINIKAVIEQRQCTGVWNQKDELPIEVDLGKKCWYHSIFACPILRQQTTDNNPPMKLVCGHIISRDALNKMFNGSKLKCPYCPMEQSPGDAKQIFF
- the RMND5A gene encoding E3 ubiquitin-protein transferase RMND5A isoform X1, which gives rise to MDQCVTVERELEKVLQKFGGYGQHCERSLEELIDYAGGLRREILQAAVEQDGELSGTLSLVLTQCCKRIKDTVQKLASDHKDIHSSVSRVGKAIDKNFDADISSVGIDGCWQADSQRMLNEVMVEHFFRQGMLDVAEELCQEAGLSIDPSQKEPFVELNRILEALKVRVLRPALEWAVSNREMLMAQNSSLEFKLHRLYFISLLMGGAANQREALQYAKNFQPFALNHQKDIQVLMGSLVYLRQGIENSPYVHLLDANQWADICDIFTRDACALLGLSVESPLSVSFSAGCVALPALINIKAVIEQRQCTGVWNQKDELPIEVDLGKKCWYHSIFACPILRQQTTDNNPPMKLVCGHIISRDALNKMFNGSKLKCPYCPMEQSPGDAKQIFF